In the Juglans microcarpa x Juglans regia isolate MS1-56 chromosome 6D, Jm3101_v1.0, whole genome shotgun sequence genome, one interval contains:
- the LOC121268901 gene encoding uncharacterized protein LOC121268901, whose amino-acid sequence MESEAPANFMLSSFPVSSFRATSWGDYWDMKTNESTAENGSAPVGLNLELGHGSNHRTKSCGFTVLQLQELQLQALIYKYMEAALPVPYHLLLPLWRSVASSLGGLNDAVPSGHTSLLGSSPCLGTIEVAWIPIQSLAGVEEQMGRSGGVARKLLHIKSTARGICKEAVSVQESLWHLLDQLILVRVMLIAQAPTSLSPSL is encoded by the exons ATGGAGTCAGAAGCCCCAGCTAATTTCATGCTTTCCAGTTTTCCAGTTTCTA GCTTCAGAGCAACGAGTTGGGGTGATTATTGGGACATGAAGACCAATGAATCAACCGCAGAAAATGGGTCAGCTCCAGTTGGGTTAAATCTTGAGCTTGGACATGGGTCTAATCACCGCACAAAATCGTGTGGCTTCACCGTTCTTCAGCTGCAGGAGTTGCAACTTCAAGCACTTATCTACAAGTACATGGAAGCTGCGCTTCCGGTGccttatcatcttcttcttcctttgtgGAGGAGTGTTGCTAGCTCTCTTGGTGGCCTCAACGATGCGGTCCCTTCAGGTCACACGAGCT TGTTGGGCTCTAGCCCATGCCTTGGGACTATAGAAGTAGCATGGATCCCGATCCAGAGCCTGGCAGGTGTAGAAGAACAGATGGGAAGAAGTGGAGGTGTAGCAAGGAAGCTGCTCCACATAAAAAGTACTGCGAGAGGCATATGCAAAGAGGCCGTCAGCGTTCAAGAAAGCTTGTGGCACCTTCTGGACCAACTAATTCTAGTTCGTGTGATGCTCATAGCTCAAGCACCAACCTCTCTATCTCCCTCTCTGTGA